The Lentisphaera araneosa HTCC2155 genome has a window encoding:
- a CDS encoding glycosyltransferase family 2 protein, giving the protein MMNKKPEISVIMAVYNCQDTVAEAIDSILNQTCQDFEFIICDDCSSDKTYEIVCEYAKRYPEQIKVLRNERNSKLAYALNHCLQHVQGKYVARMDGDDISVPDRLQKQSDFLEKNTEFSLVGSAISFFDNNGDWGKDIKKAIPNKYDLLKSGTFNHATIMMKKEAYEAIGYYTDLPRTLRCEDVDLWFKFFAKAFVGYNTSEILYRVRLDESGMKRRTFALRLNSIKTRIAGYQLLNFPWYCYFFILKPFIAGLIPNSLMLIYHKLKLR; this is encoded by the coding sequence ATGATGAATAAAAAACCTGAAATCTCTGTCATTATGGCCGTCTACAACTGCCAAGATACCGTGGCAGAAGCCATTGACTCTATTCTTAACCAAACATGTCAGGATTTTGAATTCATCATCTGTGATGACTGTTCGAGTGATAAAACCTACGAAATAGTTTGCGAATATGCCAAACGATATCCTGAACAGATCAAAGTTTTGAGAAATGAACGCAACTCCAAATTAGCCTATGCACTAAATCACTGTCTACAACACGTTCAGGGAAAATACGTCGCTCGTATGGATGGTGATGACATTTCTGTACCTGATCGTTTGCAAAAACAAAGCGACTTTTTAGAAAAAAATACTGAATTTTCTTTAGTTGGTTCGGCTATAAGTTTCTTTGATAACAATGGTGATTGGGGAAAAGATATTAAAAAAGCAATTCCTAATAAATATGACCTATTAAAAAGTGGTACTTTTAACCATGCTACAATCATGATGAAAAAAGAAGCTTATGAAGCTATTGGATATTATACTGATCTTCCTCGTACTTTACGTTGCGAAGATGTTGACTTATGGTTTAAATTTTTTGCAAAGGCATTTGTAGGGTATAACACTTCAGAAATATTATACCGGGTTCGTTTAGATGAATCAGGAATGAAACGCCGAACCTTTGCTTTACGGTTAAATAGTATTAAAACCCGTATTGCCGGATACCAACTACTCAATTTCCCTTGGTACTGCTATTTTTTTATACTGAAACCTTTTATAGCTGGTCTAATCCCTAATAGTTTGATGCTTATTTACCACAAACTAAAATTACGTTAA
- a CDS encoding glycosyltransferase family 32 protein, whose product MIPKIIHYCWFGHGDKPKTALKYIEGWHKMMPDYEFIEWNESNFNIHICPYVEQAYEARKFAFVSDYARGHALYEMGGIYLDTDVEVLKSFDDLLNNRSLWGFEAGNYIATSTIGSEAKHEYIKAYLEQYKDRNFLNSDNSLDLTTNVRVVTNYLKNKGLSLNGTKQVIEVDNIVLPERFFSPYDPRVGRMTRSKDSYTIHHYGKSWHGPWAKVKGALKKALSKIRK is encoded by the coding sequence ATGATCCCAAAAATAATTCATTATTGCTGGTTCGGCCATGGAGACAAGCCAAAAACTGCACTTAAATACATTGAAGGATGGCATAAAATGATGCCAGACTACGAATTTATAGAATGGAATGAGAGCAACTTCAACATTCATATTTGTCCCTATGTTGAGCAAGCCTATGAAGCACGAAAGTTTGCCTTTGTTAGTGACTATGCTCGCGGGCATGCACTTTATGAAATGGGTGGGATTTATCTAGATACAGATGTAGAAGTCCTAAAATCCTTTGATGATCTATTAAATAATCGTTCACTTTGGGGATTTGAGGCTGGCAATTACATTGCGACCAGTACTATAGGTTCTGAAGCTAAACATGAGTACATCAAAGCCTACCTAGAACAATATAAAGACCGTAATTTTTTAAACTCGGATAATTCACTAGACCTCACTACCAATGTTCGCGTTGTTACTAACTATTTAAAGAACAAAGGGCTTTCTTTAAACGGTACAAAGCAGGTAATTGAAGTAGATAACATAGTTTTACCCGAGCGTTTCTTTTCTCCCTACGACCCCAGAGTCGGCAGAATGACCCGATCCAAAGATAGCTATACCATACACCATTATGGAAAATCTTGGCATGGTCCTTGGGCTAAAGTAAAGGGTGCTCTTAAAAAAGCGCTTTCAAAAATAAGAAAATAA
- a CDS encoding EpsG family protein: MIPIFCVLFSTTFLTYFAQKNIPTFDQDGIFLGIKLRKNKFLLILIQAILILFIGLRKGYNDTYAYIKKFSRLDTGWDALLETNWKLSENPGFYILNTLIKTYISDNPQVFLFIYALASIGLIFYFYQRWSQMLWLTVFLFIASGTFLASMAAIKQIIAMGIGLLGVHYYLTKRPYKFIACILLGCTFHPYLIFFLGAFFLSNRVWSKKVTLIILGAVLSGFLIEQFIQIAYSTTNELGYKYEKHGEVSGKGMNILRFLVYCTTPTLTWVYRKKINQSQDKALILFSNFTLIGWCFMFISLFIGANMFGRMAMYFDPFMHLTLTVFLTSYLPIRNQSVVKCSCVLSYTLFFTYEIYSRGFIY, from the coding sequence ATGATTCCAATTTTCTGCGTCTTATTTAGTACCACTTTTTTAACATACTTTGCCCAAAAAAATATTCCTACTTTTGACCAAGATGGTATTTTTCTGGGCATAAAACTGCGCAAAAATAAATTCCTACTCATTCTTATTCAGGCTATTTTAATCCTCTTCATTGGCTTAAGAAAAGGATATAATGACACCTATGCGTATATTAAAAAATTTTCACGACTTGATACTGGATGGGATGCACTATTAGAAACAAACTGGAAATTATCAGAGAATCCAGGCTTCTATATCCTTAATACGCTAATCAAAACTTATATCAGTGATAACCCTCAAGTTTTTCTATTTATCTATGCCCTTGCCTCCATTGGCTTAATTTTTTATTTCTATCAGCGTTGGTCGCAGATGTTATGGCTAACCGTATTTCTTTTTATTGCCTCGGGAACGTTTCTTGCTTCAATGGCTGCCATCAAACAAATCATAGCGATGGGCATAGGCCTACTTGGAGTACACTATTATCTAACCAAGCGCCCCTATAAATTCATTGCTTGTATACTACTGGGATGCACTTTCCACCCCTATCTTATTTTTTTCTTAGGAGCCTTTTTTCTTAGTAACCGAGTCTGGTCAAAAAAAGTAACCTTAATTATTCTGGGAGCCGTTTTGTCTGGTTTTCTTATTGAACAATTCATTCAAATAGCCTATTCAACCACAAATGAGCTAGGATATAAATACGAAAAACATGGCGAGGTATCTGGTAAAGGAATGAATATTTTACGCTTCCTTGTTTATTGTACCACTCCAACATTGACGTGGGTCTATCGTAAGAAAATCAATCAGAGTCAGGATAAAGCACTCATTCTCTTTTCAAATTTCACTTTGATTGGCTGGTGCTTTATGTTCATCTCCCTTTTTATCGGAGCCAATATGTTCGGGCGCATGGCCATGTACTTTGATCCTTTCATGCATTTAACTTTAACAGTATTTTTGACATCTTATCTTCCTATTAGGAATCAAAGTGTAGTTAAATGTTCTTGTGTATTGTCATATACCTTGTTCTTCACTTATGAGATTTACTCACGAGGCTTTATTTATTAG